In the genome of Paraburkholderia caribensis, the window ATCCGCCAGATCATGGTCCAGCTCGATCCGAAAGCGCTGCAGGCCAAGGGCCTCGCGCCCATCGACGTGGTCAACGCCGTCAACGCGCAAAACCTGATTCTGCCCGGCGGCACCGCGAAGATCGGCGCGCGCGAATACAACGTCGAGATGAACGGCAGCACCAACTCGGTCGCCGCGCTCAACGATCTGCCCATCAAGACGGTCAACGGCAGCGTGGTCTATGTGCGCGACGTCGCGCATGTGATCGACGGCTACGCGCCGCAGACCAACATCGTGCGCAGCGACGGCAAGCGCGCGGCGCTCCTGCAAATCGAAAAGACGGGCAGCGCATCGACGCTCACCATCATCCAGCAGGTGAAGGCGATGTTGCCGAAGATCGCCGCCGGCTTGCCGAGCGCGCTGAAGATCACGCCGCTTTCCGATCAGTCGGTGTTCGTGAAGTCCGCGATTTCGGGCGTGGTGCGCGAAGCGCTGATCGCCGCATGTCTGACGGCCGCGATGATCCTGCTGTTTCTCGGCAGCTGGCGCGCGACGCTGATCATCGCAGTGTCGATTCCGCTCGCCGTGCTCACCTCGCTCGTTGCGCTGGCCGCCCTCGGGCAGACCATCAACATCATGACGCTGGGCGGCCTTGCGCTCGCCGTCGGCATACTCGTCGACGACGCGACCGTGGCGATCGAAAACATCACGCATCACCTCGAAAACGGCGAGCCGCTGCACGACGCTATCCTGAACGGCTCGGGCGAGATTGCCGTGCCGACTTTCGTCTCGACGCTGTCGATTTGCATCGTGTTCGTGCCGATGTTTCTGCTTTCGGGCGTCGCGCGCTATCTGTTCGTGCCGCTGGCGGAAGCCGTCGTGTTCGCGATGTGCGCGTCGTACTTCTTCTCGCGCACGCTGATTCCGACGCTCGCGATGTATCTGATGCGCGCGCCTTCGAAGAACGGTCACGCAGCGAAAGGCCCGTTCGCGATCTTTGCGCGCTTTCAGGCCCGTTTCGAGCAGCGCTTCGAAGCACTGCGCCACGGCTATCACAACGTGCTGCAAGGCGCGATCGCGAATCGCCGCCGTTTCATACCGGTGTATCTCGCGCTGTGCTTCGGGTCGCTCGCGCTGATTCCGTTCGCGGGACGCGACTTCTTCCCCGCCGTCGATACGGGCGAAATCCGCCTGCATCTGCGCGCGCCAACGGGAACGCGTATCGAGCAGACCGCACGTATCACCGATGAAGTCGAAGCAAAAATTCGCAGCGTGATTCCGAAGACCGAACAGGCAGCCGTGCTCGACAACATCGGCGTGCCCGTGAGCGGCATCAATCTGACGTACGACTCGTCGGACCCGGTCGGTCCCGAAGACGCCGACATCATGATCACGCTGAAGCCCGATCACAAGCCGACTGCACAATACGTCGCGCAGTTGCGCAACGTGCTCGCACAATCGTTTCCGGGCGTGACGTTCGCGTTCCTGCCCGCCGATATCGTCAGCCAGATTCTCAACTTCGGCCTGCCCGCGCCTATCGACGTGCAGATCGTCGGCAACAAGCTCGATCAGAACCGCGTCGTCGCCGACAAGCTGCTCGCGCAGATGCGCGGCGTGCGCGGTCTCGTCGATGCACGCATCCAGCAACCCGGCGACGAGCCGACCATCGACGTCAATGTCGATCGCACCAAGGCGATGCAGGCGGGCCTCACGCAGAAAGATGTCGCGCAGAACATGCTGATCGCGCTGTCGGGCAGTTCGCAGACCACGCCGAATTTCTGGCTCGATCCGAAGAACGGCGTCAGCTATCCGTTGCTGGCGGAAGTGCCGCAGTACGACATTCACTCGCTGCAAACGCTGGCCAACATTCCGTTGACGACGAACCAGGTGAGCGTCAACCCGCAGAATCAGCTCGGCACGCTCGGCACGATGTCGCGCACCATGCAGCAGGCCGTCGTGTCGCACTACAACGTGCAGCCCGTGCTCGACATTTTCGCGTCGACGCAGGGGCGCGATCTCGGCGGCGTCGCAACCGACGTGACGAAACTCGTCGACGCCGCGCGTGCGCAGTTGCCGCCCGGCTCGTCGATCGTGATTCGCGGACAGGTGCAGTCGATGAACGAGTCGTTCGCGGGTCTCGGCGCCGGTCTCGTATTCGCGATCGCGCTCGTCTATCTGCTGATGGTCGTGAACTTCCAGTCGTGGCTCGATCCGCTGATCATCATCAGCGGCTTGCCGGGGTCGCTGGCGGGCATCGCGTGGATGCTGTTCGCCACACATACCACGCTCAGCGTCCCCGCGTTGACGGGCACGATTCTGTGCATCGGCATTGCCACGGCCAACAGCATTCTCGTCATCAACACCGCGCGCGAATCGCTCGCCAACGGCATGGCGCCGCTGGCCGCCGCGCTCGATGCAGGCTTCAACCGCTTCCGCCCCGTGCTGATGACGGCCCTCGCGATGCTGATCGGCATGCTGCCGATGGCACTCGGACTCGGTGACGGCGGCGAGCAGAACGCCCCGCTCGGCCGCGCGGTGATCGGCGGTCTCGCGATCGGCACGGTGTCGACGCTGTTGTTCGTGCCCGTCGTGTTCGGCATGGTGCATGCGTGGCTCGCGAAGCGCCGCGCCCAGCGTGCCGCCGATTCAGCCGGTTCCGCCGAAGTGACCACACACGCCCAGTAAGGACTTTTCATGACCACGCCCAATCTGCCGACCGGTCACGAGCCATCGGCCCGCACCGACCTCGCGCTGTCCAACGGCGCGCCTTTGCCCCACAAGCGCCGCTTCGTGCTGCCTGTCGCGCTCGCAGCCATCGCTGCCGCGCTGCTCGCGATCGGCATCGTGCCGCGGCTTCATGCCAGCAGCGAGCTGACAAAGCAGGTCGATGCGCAGCGCTATCTGAGCGTCGACGCGTTGACGCCGACGCGCGCGCCTGCATCGCAGGAACTGCTGTTGCCGGGCAACGTGATGCCGTACGCCGACGCATCGATCTACGCGCGCACGAGCGGCTACATCCAGCACTGGTATGCGGATATCGGCACGAAGGTCCAGGCGGGCCAGACACTCGCCGATATCCAGACGCCGGAACTCGACGCGCAGTTGCGTCAGGCGCGCGCCGACGAGGCAAACGCGAAGGCCAACTACAGCTTCGCGGACAGCACCGCGCAGCGCTGGCAAACGATGCTGCAAACGCAGTCGGTGTCGCAACAGGACGCCAACGCGAAGACGAGCGACAGCGCGGCGAAGCTCGCCGCATGGCAAGCGGCGCAAGCGAACGTGGCGCGGCTCTCCGAACTGGTGTCGTATGAAAAAGTGACGGCGCCGTTCAACGGCGTGATTACCGCGCGCAAGGTCGACGTCGGCGCGCTGGTGACGGCGGGCGGCTCGCCCGGCATCGCGGCCAACGGCGGCGAGCTGTTTCATATCGAACAGACCGACCGCTTGCGCGTGTATGTCGACGTGCCGCAGAACGACGCGCAGAGCATCGCGCCCGGCACGAAGGTCTATCTGACGACGCAGCAATATCCCGGGCGTCAGTTCGACGCGAGCGTCGCACGCAGCGCCGATTCGATCGACCCCGTGAGCCGCACGCTGCGCGTCGAAGTCGATGTCGATAACCGCGACGGCGCGTTGCTGCCGGGCGCGTATGCGCAGGTTCATCTCGCGCTGGTCGCGGCGCATCCCGCACTCGAAGTGCCCGTCAGCGCCCTGCTGTTCCGGCCCGACGGCGTGACCGTCGCCGTGATCGGCAAGGACGACAAGGTGCAACTGAGGACGGTGACCATCGGTCGCGATTTCGGCACGTATGTCGAGGTTGCAACGGGGCTCGATTCGACCGACCGCGTGATCAACAATCCCGGCGACGCGATCAGCAACGGCGAAACGGTGCGCATCGCGCCAGCGGCGTCGGCGACGTCGGCGAAGCGCGGTTAAGCACGATAAGAGGCTCATCATGTTCAAATTCCGTGCGTCGCTGGTTCGCAAGTCGGTCGTCATCGCCGTCGCAAGCGCGTTGACGGCGTGTTCGACGCTGCCGCACTATTCGCCGCCGCAAACGGCTGTGCCCGATCATTTCGCGAGCGTGCCGCAGGCGTCGGCGGGATGGACGCTCGCCGCACCCGCCGACGCGCAGTCGCGCGGCCCATGGTGGACGCTCTATGGCGACGACGAGCTAAACCATCTCGAAGCGCAGGTCGACGTGTCGAACCAGACCGTGCGCAAAGCCGTCGCGCAACTGGAAGCGGCGCGCGCGATGGTCGACTATCAGCGCGCCGGTTATGCGCCCGTCGTGACGGCGGGCGCATCGGCGCAGCGCTATCGCACGTCACAGAACGTGCAGCATAAATCGCTGGCGGGCAAGACGCAGCCCGACTTTTCCGTCGGACTCGCGGCGAGCTGGGAACCGGATCTGTTCGGCCGCGTGAAGGACGCCACCGTCAATGCGCGCGACAACGCGCAGGCCAGCGAAGCGGATCTGCAATCGGTGCGCCTTGCCGTCGCCGCCGATCTCGCCACCGACTATTTAGATCTGCGCTCGCTCGACCGGCAAAAGAAGCTGCTCGACGATACCGTCACCGCCTACGCGGCCGCGCTGCGCATCCTGCAACAGCAGTTGAACGACGGCGCAATCGATGCATCGGCCGTCGCGCAGGCGCAAACGCAGCTTGAAAGCACGCGCACCCAGGACAGCGATATCGACGTGCAGCGCACGCAGCTTCAGCATGCCATCGCGACGCTGATCGGCCAGCCCGCTTCGTCGTTCTCGCTGCCGCCGAGGGTCGAGACCATCGCGCTGCCGCAGATTCCGGCAGGCGTGCCTTCGCAGTTGCTGGAACGCCGCCCCGACATCGCCGCCGCCGAGCGCCGCGTGGCCGCGGCGAATGCGCAGATCGGCGAAGCGCATGCGGCCTTTTATCCGAATCTGACCTTGTCGGCGACGGCGGGACTCGAAAGCACGTTCTTCGCGCCGTGGCTCACCGCGCCGAGTCTGTTCTGGTCG includes:
- a CDS encoding efflux transporter outer membrane subunit codes for the protein MFKFRASLVRKSVVIAVASALTACSTLPHYSPPQTAVPDHFASVPQASAGWTLAAPADAQSRGPWWTLYGDDELNHLEAQVDVSNQTVRKAVAQLEAARAMVDYQRAGYAPVVTAGASAQRYRTSQNVQHKSLAGKTQPDFSVGLAASWEPDLFGRVKDATVNARDNAQASEADLQSVRLAVAADLATDYLDLRSLDRQKKLLDDTVTAYAAALRILQQQLNDGAIDASAVAQAQTQLESTRTQDSDIDVQRTQLQHAIATLIGQPASSFSLPPRVETIALPQIPAGVPSQLLERRPDIAAAERRVAAANAQIGEAHAAFYPNLTLSATAGLESTFFAPWLTAPSLFWSLGSQIAGTLFDGGRRTAALKGANAQYDGAVADYRQTVLVAFQQVEDNLSSLDTLANEADSQQRATTAADLSLKLTTNRFQAGAVNYLDVVTAQTIALSNERTAEQIDARRIDASVQLLKALGGGWDRASLTDARATD
- a CDS encoding efflux RND transporter permease subunit translates to MWIVKLALRRPYTFIVLAVLLFIIGPLAILRTPTDIFPNINIPVVSIVWSYNGFSAEDMAHRITSNYERALTTDVDDIEHIESQSLNGVSVVKVFFHPGADINRAIAEAASNSASILRVLPPGTLPPNIISYNASTVPVLQLGLSSNTLPEQTLYDLGNSFIRTQLATIQGAAVPLPYGGKIRQIMVQLDPKALQAKGLAPIDVVNAVNAQNLILPGGTAKIGAREYNVEMNGSTNSVAALNDLPIKTVNGSVVYVRDVAHVIDGYAPQTNIVRSDGKRAALLQIEKTGSASTLTIIQQVKAMLPKIAAGLPSALKITPLSDQSVFVKSAISGVVREALIAACLTAAMILLFLGSWRATLIIAVSIPLAVLTSLVALAALGQTINIMTLGGLALAVGILVDDATVAIENITHHLENGEPLHDAILNGSGEIAVPTFVSTLSICIVFVPMFLLSGVARYLFVPLAEAVVFAMCASYFFSRTLIPTLAMYLMRAPSKNGHAAKGPFAIFARFQARFEQRFEALRHGYHNVLQGAIANRRRFIPVYLALCFGSLALIPFAGRDFFPAVDTGEIRLHLRAPTGTRIEQTARITDEVEAKIRSVIPKTEQAAVLDNIGVPVSGINLTYDSSDPVGPEDADIMITLKPDHKPTAQYVAQLRNVLAQSFPGVTFAFLPADIVSQILNFGLPAPIDVQIVGNKLDQNRVVADKLLAQMRGVRGLVDARIQQPGDEPTIDVNVDRTKAMQAGLTQKDVAQNMLIALSGSSQTTPNFWLDPKNGVSYPLLAEVPQYDIHSLQTLANIPLTTNQVSVNPQNQLGTLGTMSRTMQQAVVSHYNVQPVLDIFASTQGRDLGGVATDVTKLVDAARAQLPPGSSIVIRGQVQSMNESFAGLGAGLVFAIALVYLLMVVNFQSWLDPLIIISGLPGSLAGIAWMLFATHTTLSVPALTGTILCIGIATANSILVINTARESLANGMAPLAAALDAGFNRFRPVLMTALAMLIGMLPMALGLGDGGEQNAPLGRAVIGGLAIGTVSTLLFVPVVFGMVHAWLAKRRAQRAADSAGSAEVTTHAQ
- a CDS encoding efflux RND transporter periplasmic adaptor subunit; the protein is MTTPNLPTGHEPSARTDLALSNGAPLPHKRRFVLPVALAAIAAALLAIGIVPRLHASSELTKQVDAQRYLSVDALTPTRAPASQELLLPGNVMPYADASIYARTSGYIQHWYADIGTKVQAGQTLADIQTPELDAQLRQARADEANAKANYSFADSTAQRWQTMLQTQSVSQQDANAKTSDSAAKLAAWQAAQANVARLSELVSYEKVTAPFNGVITARKVDVGALVTAGGSPGIAANGGELFHIEQTDRLRVYVDVPQNDAQSIAPGTKVYLTTQQYPGRQFDASVARSADSIDPVSRTLRVEVDVDNRDGALLPGAYAQVHLALVAAHPALEVPVSALLFRPDGVTVAVIGKDDKVQLRTVTIGRDFGTYVEVATGLDSTDRVINNPGDAISNGETVRIAPAASATSAKRG